A single genomic interval of Aedes aegypti strain LVP_AGWG chromosome 1, AaegL5.0 Primary Assembly, whole genome shotgun sequence harbors:
- the LOC5569259 gene encoding trypsin-1, which yields MASSGNLVLILVFLAVGSYWMAILPVTSGGIFQTYGERWINRLKMDARENEIATRNGNDSDIGVQENGDWKAPSVNLGWWTWLTNVFRLPIVSVFAYRGEPTNCPICSCGINNNNSRIVGGTNAKEGKYPWMVALYYNNRFICGGSLINDRYVLTAAHCVFNADRSLFSVKFLLYDRGRPVPESFERRVSYIMTNWFVNAVVFIMNDLALLKLNETVPINDHLYPVCMPVEEETYAGFDGIITGWGKLGNYSFPRKLQEVTVPILSSDECRNQSDYYKFQINDRVLCAGFPEGGKDSCQGDSGGPMHITDPVTDKYVLAGVVSYGYGCAKPKYPGIYARVSRFLSWINFNTRDACWCS from the exons ATGGCTTCGAGTGGGAATCTGGTGCTGATTCTGGTGTTCCTGGCGGTCGGAAGTTATTGGATGGCTATACTTCCGGTCACATCCGGAGGAATATTTCAAACGTATGGAGAACGCTGGATTAACCGTTTGAAAATGGATGCACGAGAGAAT GAGATAGCTACTAGGAATgggaatgactccgacataggGGTGCAGGAAAATGGAGATTGGAAGGCGCCTTCGGTGAATTTAGGGTGGTGGACGTGGTTGACAAATGTATTTCGATTACCGATTGTTAGCGTGTTTGCATATCGGGGGGAGCCGACCAATTGCCCAATTTGCT CATGCGGAATCAACAACAACAATTCCCGCATAGTTGGCGGAACCAATGCCAAGGAAGGCAAGTATCCATGGATGGTAGCCCTCTACTACAACAACCGCTTCATCTGCGGAGGATCTCTGATCAATGATCGATACGTTCTGACGGCAGCTCACTGTGTTTTCAACGCCGATCGAAGTCTGTTTTCGGTAAAGTTTCTGCTGTATGACCGTGGTCGTCCCGTTCCGGAATCGTTCGAACGTCGTGTTTCTTACATTATGACCAATTGGTTTGTCAACGCAGTAGTTTTCATTATGAATGATTTGGCGTTGCTGAAGCTGAACGAAACGGTCCCGATAAATGACCATCTGTATCCGGTTTGTATGCCCGTGGAAGAAGAAACCTATGCTGGATTCGAT GGTATAATCACCGGATGGGGTAAGTTGGGGAACTACAGTTTTCCCAGGAAACTGCAGGAAGTGACTGTCCCGATCCTGTCCAGCGATGAGTGCCGCAACCAAAGTGATTATTACAAGTTCCAAATCAACGATCGGGTGCTGTGTGCAGGATTCCCCGAAGGTGGTAAAGATTCCTGCCAAGGAGACAGTGGAGGACCCATGCATATTACGGATCCCGTTACGGACAAATACGTCCTGGCTGGAGTGGTTTCCTACGGCTATGGGTGTGCGAAGCCAAAGTATCCGGGAATATATGCGAGAGTAAGCCGTTTCCTCTCGTGGATCAATTTCAACACTCGAGATGCCTGCTGGTGTAGTTGA